From a region of the Myxococcus stipitatus genome:
- a CDS encoding sigma 54-interacting transcriptional regulator, producing MTRPVSAYAPRSERKPLYVKVVTQPALQGCWAVNISETGIGLIATTPHGPQEGPREGEQVELSFTLPGSGEHIRARGDVRWRHESAGSVMALGVFFLSFEGSDAVKLARFLSTARVQVGVAFAGDEDAARIRDALEGQATPRFAATEDEVHGLLASGDVTALLVCGDDARRALALVEGLASRQEADLSGAGPPGDLATRIIHCAPAEPERLVALFNTGHLFRALGPAPSREALVQAVLAAGRERGVRTEQWRMALELERNLLRERALTQQMPLSPGGRGEDEAGFRSAAMQRVLEMVRLVAPHRVAVLLQGETGTGKEVLARILHRLSGRGESPLVVQDCGALTETLLESELFGHVKGAFTNAVADHPGLFVLADGGTIFLDEIENTTPNLQAKLLRVLETGDVRPVGGTQVKHVDVRVVAASNKDLGEEVRAGRFRADLFYRLNSFTIDIPPLRSRPEDVPELARHFLQVFNRALRRSASGVSADVEATLCAYAWPGNVRELRNVIERAVLLSRPGEVLSRRLLPPGLGAPPPARNELSGDGSLRARLERVERELIREALERHGGVLRRAAVALGMDPVTLGRRARRHGLWKAED from the coding sequence ATGACGCGGCCTGTGTCCGCCTACGCCCCTCGAAGCGAGCGCAAGCCGTTGTACGTGAAGGTGGTGACGCAGCCCGCGCTCCAGGGGTGCTGGGCCGTCAACATCAGCGAGACGGGCATCGGGCTCATCGCCACCACGCCGCATGGGCCGCAGGAGGGCCCGCGCGAAGGGGAGCAGGTGGAGCTGTCCTTCACGCTGCCCGGCTCGGGGGAGCACATCCGCGCGCGGGGAGACGTGCGCTGGCGCCACGAGTCCGCGGGCTCGGTGATGGCGCTGGGGGTCTTCTTCCTCTCCTTCGAGGGCTCGGACGCGGTGAAGCTGGCGCGCTTCCTGTCCACCGCGCGCGTGCAGGTGGGGGTGGCCTTCGCCGGGGACGAGGACGCGGCGCGCATCCGGGACGCGCTCGAGGGGCAGGCGACGCCGCGCTTCGCCGCCACCGAGGACGAGGTGCACGGCCTGCTGGCGAGCGGCGATGTGACGGCGCTGCTCGTCTGCGGGGACGACGCCCGGCGGGCGCTGGCGTTGGTGGAGGGGCTGGCGTCGCGCCAGGAGGCGGACCTGTCCGGCGCGGGGCCACCGGGAGACCTGGCCACGCGCATCATCCACTGCGCCCCGGCGGAGCCGGAGCGGCTGGTGGCGCTGTTCAACACCGGCCACCTCTTCCGGGCGCTGGGCCCCGCGCCGTCCCGCGAGGCGCTGGTGCAGGCGGTGCTGGCGGCGGGCCGCGAGCGCGGCGTGCGCACCGAGCAGTGGCGCATGGCGCTGGAGCTGGAGCGCAACCTGCTGCGCGAACGGGCGCTGACCCAGCAGATGCCATTGTCGCCGGGAGGCCGGGGCGAGGACGAGGCGGGCTTCCGCAGCGCCGCCATGCAGCGCGTGTTGGAGATGGTGCGTCTGGTGGCGCCCCACCGGGTGGCGGTGCTGCTGCAGGGCGAGACGGGCACGGGCAAGGAGGTGCTGGCCCGCATCCTCCACCGGCTCAGCGGCCGGGGCGAGTCGCCGCTGGTGGTGCAGGACTGTGGCGCGCTCACGGAGACGCTCCTGGAGAGCGAGCTGTTCGGCCACGTGAAGGGCGCCTTCACCAACGCGGTGGCGGACCACCCGGGCCTGTTCGTGCTGGCCGACGGCGGCACCATCTTCCTGGACGAAATCGAGAACACCACCCCGAACCTCCAGGCGAAGCTCCTGCGCGTGCTGGAGACGGGCGACGTGCGGCCGGTGGGTGGCACGCAGGTGAAGCACGTGGACGTGCGCGTGGTGGCCGCCAGCAACAAGGACCTGGGAGAGGAGGTGCGCGCGGGGCGCTTCCGCGCGGACCTGTTCTACCGGCTCAACAGCTTCACCATCGACATCCCGCCGCTGCGCTCGCGGCCCGAGGACGTGCCGGAGCTGGCGCGCCACTTCCTCCAGGTGTTCAACCGCGCGCTGCGGCGCTCGGCCAGCGGCGTGTCCGCGGACGTGGAGGCGACGTTGTGCGCGTACGCCTGGCCGGGCAACGTGCGCGAGCTGCGCAACGTCATCGAGCGCGCGGTGCTGCTGTCACGGCCGGGGGAGGTGTTGTCGCGGCGGCTGTTGCCGCCAGGGCTGGGCGCCCCGCCGCCGGCGCGCAACGAGCTGTCGGGAGACGGTTCGCTGCGCGCGCGGCTGGAGCGGGTGGAGCGCGAGCTCATCCGCGAGGCGCTGGAGCGTCACGGCGGCGTGCTGCGACGCGCGGCCGTGGCGCTGGGCATGGACCCGGTGACGCTGGGCCGCAGGGCCCGGCGTCACGGGTTGTGGAAGGCGGAGGACTGA
- a CDS encoding fimbria/pilus outer membrane usher protein, producing MSAVSNSRGKATWRLAFALTVLLRSVESVARMEVESEVATPRQPVPIVASFVLNGMPRGDVFPLVRDEDVLLLADELTLRGVDLSKLPARTEVIDGRTYVSLQSLGAAGTYQLDADSATLRCELSASVFGETRVDLAMRAPPGYAVKGSPSGFLNYALHARNLDVALFGEVGASLGRGLATTQVRWYPGAPPLRGLSQLVVDFPEHLVRGIAGESSAFGGVLGGGAVVAGVHLLRSFDLNPYYVQRPLREFSGGVETPSTLEVYVNNQLVRRTDLPPGPFLVENLPVPQGEGATRYVVRDAFGRVSEVQGSYYLSGQLLAPGVFDYRASLGVERTHLGTRSFSYGDPVLLGHARVGWTSWLTPGLRLEASPALVSTGASQLFQLPLGDMELSQGVSRGEHRTGAALGAVFGLQGRWVGGSVFGRWMSARYGNVGLSPHEDRPRLETGGAFFLAVGSRVSMGGQAVVSRWRDRGNSTLLSATTSARLGERTTLSFTANHGLLANGGSSLEGMLFLNAVLDERTTGSVGHFRGDRAITSVDMVRGVPLDGGLGFQVQGQAGGAAFARGRVDYDTDVGRYSGGAEWRQGRLVGTAEVTGGLVAIGGRVRATRVVDNGFALVRVAGVKGVGVHLNNHLVGRTDEQGEYVVTRLQAYNANRLSLSDGELPLDVYLPRMEQLATPWLRGGVVLEFQAESVRALRGRLVLSSLDPSRSLAYGELRLSERGRTWTSPLGRNGEFELVGLAPGLHSAMVTYPGGRCAVTLEVPSLEQMVIDLGAVGCVDETSR from the coding sequence ATGAGCGCCGTGTCCAACTCGAGAGGGAAGGCGACCTGGCGGCTGGCGTTCGCGTTGACCGTGTTGCTGAGGTCGGTCGAGTCCGTCGCGAGGATGGAGGTCGAGTCGGAGGTTGCGACGCCACGACAGCCCGTTCCCATCGTGGCCTCGTTCGTGTTGAACGGGATGCCACGGGGCGACGTCTTCCCCCTGGTTCGGGACGAGGACGTGCTGCTGCTGGCCGACGAGCTGACACTCCGCGGGGTCGACCTGTCGAAGCTGCCGGCGCGCACGGAGGTCATCGACGGACGGACCTACGTCTCGCTCCAGAGCCTGGGCGCCGCGGGCACCTACCAGCTCGACGCGGACTCCGCGACGCTGCGTTGTGAGCTGTCCGCCAGCGTCTTCGGCGAGACGCGCGTCGACCTGGCGATGCGGGCCCCGCCCGGCTACGCCGTCAAGGGAAGCCCGAGCGGCTTTCTCAACTACGCGCTCCACGCGCGCAACCTCGACGTCGCGTTGTTCGGCGAGGTGGGCGCGTCCCTGGGGCGGGGATTGGCGACGACGCAGGTTCGCTGGTATCCCGGGGCGCCTCCATTGCGGGGCTTGAGCCAGCTCGTCGTGGACTTCCCCGAGCACCTGGTGCGCGGCATCGCCGGAGAGTCCTCCGCGTTCGGGGGCGTGCTCGGTGGCGGCGCCGTCGTGGCCGGGGTCCACCTGCTCCGCTCCTTCGACCTCAACCCCTATTACGTCCAGCGTCCCCTGCGGGAGTTCTCCGGGGGCGTGGAGACCCCCTCGACGCTGGAGGTCTACGTCAACAACCAGCTGGTGCGGCGCACGGACCTGCCGCCGGGGCCGTTCCTCGTGGAGAACCTTCCCGTGCCTCAGGGCGAGGGGGCCACGCGCTACGTGGTTCGCGACGCCTTCGGCCGGGTGAGCGAGGTGCAGGGCTCCTACTACCTGAGCGGTCAGCTCCTGGCGCCCGGGGTGTTCGACTACCGCGCCTCCCTGGGCGTCGAGCGGACGCACCTGGGGACCCGCAGCTTCAGCTACGGAGATCCGGTGCTCCTGGGCCACGCGCGCGTGGGCTGGACGTCCTGGCTCACGCCGGGCCTTCGCCTGGAGGCATCCCCCGCGCTCGTCAGCACCGGCGCCTCGCAGTTGTTCCAGTTGCCCCTAGGCGACATGGAGCTGTCCCAGGGCGTCAGTCGGGGCGAGCACCGCACGGGCGCGGCGCTCGGGGCGGTCTTCGGCCTCCAGGGGCGCTGGGTGGGAGGGAGCGTCTTCGGGCGGTGGATGAGCGCGCGCTACGGCAACGTCGGCCTCTCTCCCCACGAGGACCGCCCGAGGCTCGAGACGGGGGGGGCGTTCTTCCTCGCGGTGGGCAGCCGCGTCAGCATGGGGGGCCAGGCGGTGGTGTCCCGCTGGAGGGACCGAGGCAACAGCACCCTGCTGAGCGCGACGACGAGCGCGCGCCTGGGCGAGCGCACGACCCTGTCGTTCACCGCCAACCACGGCCTGCTCGCCAACGGCGGCTCGTCGCTGGAGGGGATGCTCTTCCTGAACGCCGTGCTCGACGAGCGCACCACGGGCTCGGTAGGCCACTTCCGCGGCGACAGGGCCATCACCTCCGTCGACATGGTGCGGGGCGTGCCGCTCGACGGCGGGTTGGGCTTCCAGGTCCAGGGGCAGGCGGGGGGCGCGGCGTTCGCCCGGGGGCGCGTCGACTACGACACGGACGTGGGGCGCTACTCCGGTGGCGCGGAGTGGCGGCAGGGGAGGCTGGTGGGGACCGCCGAGGTGACGGGCGGCCTCGTCGCCATCGGTGGGCGGGTGCGCGCGACGCGCGTCGTCGACAACGGCTTCGCGCTCGTGCGCGTGGCGGGGGTGAAGGGGGTGGGCGTCCACCTCAACAACCACCTCGTCGGTCGCACGGACGAGCAGGGCGAGTACGTGGTGACGCGCCTGCAGGCCTACAACGCCAACCGGCTCTCGCTGTCGGACGGGGAGCTGCCGCTCGACGTCTACCTGCCCAGGATGGAGCAACTGGCGACGCCCTGGCTGCGGGGCGGCGTAGTGCTGGAGTTCCAGGCGGAGTCGGTGAGGGCGCTGCGGGGGCGGTTGGTGCTCTCGAGCCTCGATCCGTCGCGCTCGCTCGCCTACGGGGAGCTGCGCCTGTCGGAGCGGGGGCGCACCTGGACCTCGCCCCTGGGGCGCAACGGGGAGTTCGAGCTGGTGGGGCTCGCGCCCGGACTCCACTCGGCGATGGTCACCTACCCCGGCGGCCGATGCGCCGTGACGCTGGAGGTCCCATCCCTGGAGCAGATGGTCATCGACCTCGGGGCCGTGGGGTGCGTGGATGAGACAAGCCGCTAG
- a CDS encoding spore coat U domain-containing protein, with the protein MRQAARGCTVAVLSAGLCALLPATAAAVCQLNPVVGLHFVNYLSTSTQPLDTQGSVSYRCEGHFTPITIDLSAGGASSALSRRMVGPSSSTLSYNLYLDAARTLIWGNGLSGTSRYGPVLPVNSVDVVVPVHGRIPAGQTIPAGSYSDTVVVTFTF; encoded by the coding sequence ATGAGACAAGCCGCTAGGGGATGCACCGTCGCGGTGCTCTCGGCGGGGCTCTGCGCGCTCCTGCCCGCCACCGCGGCCGCCGTGTGTCAGTTGAACCCTGTCGTGGGGCTGCACTTCGTCAACTACCTCAGCACCTCGACGCAGCCGCTCGACACCCAGGGCAGCGTCTCCTACCGGTGCGAGGGCCACTTCACCCCCATCACCATCGACCTGAGCGCGGGTGGGGCCTCCAGCGCCCTGTCACGGCGGATGGTGGGGCCCTCCTCCTCGACGCTCTCCTACAATCTCTACCTGGACGCCGCGCGGACCCTGATCTGGGGAAACGGCCTGTCCGGGACCTCGCGGTATGGCCCCGTGCTCCCCGTGAACTCCGTCGACGTGGTGGTCCCCGTCCATGGCCGCATCCCCGCGGGGCAGACGATCCCCGCCGGGAGCTATTCGGACACCGTGGTGGTGACGTTCACCTTCTAG
- a CDS encoding ThiF family adenylyltransferase, whose product MVEPRFERNLGVIGPEVMERLARTHVLVAGVGGAGGQLAVDLARLGVGCLTLADFDTYERHNMNRQVGCFESTLGQSKVGVVGRMCLDIHPALRLRGVTEGVTDANADRLLLGEGALPPVDFVVEVIDIAGARAKAMLHGACRERGVPVMTGLMLGFGAALHVFQPDAPRYEDLYLQPDGRVDLPAIIPHLGSYMLPDYMEACYAGRGHAPTCVVGATTAAGMMASELMRGVMLGPRAMVSWPEYLYVDFFDHCYVRASAPVARADPAPRSLSRARG is encoded by the coding sequence ATGGTGGAGCCCCGTTTCGAGCGGAACCTGGGGGTCATCGGTCCAGAGGTGATGGAGCGGTTGGCCCGGACGCACGTCCTCGTCGCGGGGGTGGGAGGGGCGGGAGGTCAGCTGGCGGTGGACCTGGCGCGGCTGGGCGTGGGGTGCCTGACGCTGGCGGACTTCGACACCTACGAGCGGCACAACATGAACCGGCAGGTGGGGTGCTTCGAGAGCACGTTGGGGCAATCCAAGGTGGGGGTCGTAGGGCGGATGTGCCTCGACATCCACCCGGCGTTGCGGCTGCGGGGCGTGACGGAGGGCGTCACGGACGCGAACGCGGACCGGCTGTTGCTGGGCGAAGGGGCGCTGCCGCCGGTGGACTTCGTGGTGGAGGTCATCGACATCGCGGGGGCGCGGGCCAAGGCGATGCTCCACGGGGCCTGTCGCGAGCGCGGCGTGCCCGTGATGACGGGGCTGATGCTGGGGTTCGGCGCGGCGTTGCATGTCTTCCAACCAGATGCGCCTCGCTACGAGGACCTCTACCTCCAACCGGATGGCCGCGTGGACCTGCCGGCGATCATCCCCCACCTGGGCAGCTACATGCTGCCGGACTACATGGAGGCCTGTTACGCGGGCCGTGGGCACGCGCCCACGTGCGTGGTGGGCGCCACCACGGCGGCGGGGATGATGGCGAGCGAGCTCATGCGAGGGGTGATGCTCGGCCCCCGGGCCATGGTGTCGTGGCCGGAGTATCTGTACGTGGACTTCTTCGACCATTGTTACGTGCGCGCGTCGGCGCCCGTGGCGCGGGCGGACCCGGCCCCTCGCTCCCTTTCCCGAGCGAGGGGTTGA